The Thermodesulfovibrionales bacterium genomic sequence TTATTAACTATCATTATCAGCATATAAGTTTTTTTTATTTGCCCTTATGAAAGAAATTATGAAAAATATTGCCCTGCTTCATCGGGAGGGAACCCGCAGAGCAAGTCGGATAAGTCGAAGCGATCTGCTCTGACAAAAGGGAGTAAAAAAAGTTGCCGACATGGTAAGAAGACGCACTGAAAGCCTGGCGTTTCCGAGGCAGTCTTTCAGCTGATATTGTGCAGCATGGGGAGGGAATCGTTTGACGAGAAGCTCTGTACGCCTCTTATTGTTGTCTCTTTTTGTCTTCCTTTCGCCGTCTTTTACCGAAGCATCTGATACGGCTCTCGAAAAAGATCTCCAGAAGCGCCTTGAAAAGAGTAAGCGCATAATCTCGAAGGCAATAGAAAAACTCAAAGGGGGGAGTTCCATATTTGATGAGACAGCGCAACTGAAGGCCACGGCTGAGGACGTTAGGACAGTGGACCTCCTGCTTCAGGAGCGTTTCAGGTTGATGGATGAAGAAATAAAGTCAAAAGGGCCAACTGCCCGCGTGAGACAGGGAGTGATGGCGGATGGTTACCGCAAGGCCCTTGCTGAATATCTCAGTCTTATTGACAGCCTCCCCCCTGAAGGGCAAAACGCTGAAGCAGTTCTGGAAAACCTCAGAGACCTTCTTGACAGAACCCTCAAGAAAAAGAAGAAGCCAATCTTCGGAAGCCTTCCTTACAGGAACCTCTACTATCCCTCAAGAGAACCAAGCGCAGACCCGCCCATTAAACCCGCTTACAAGGGCGGGAACAGGACCGTCTCCACTGATGATCTGAAAAATACTGCCGAAGCGCCAATTTCAGATACAATAGCTAACCTTGCACAATCGTTGAACTGGAATCCCATATCGATGTACGAATATGTGAAGAACACCATCGAGACAGAGTGGTACTGGGGTTGCATGAAAGGGGCGGAGGAGACCTTACGGCAGAAAGCGGGCAATGACTGCGATCAGGCGACACTCCTCGTCGCACTTTTCAGAGCGTCGGGGTTCCCCTCAAGGTATGTAAGGGGGACGATGGAATTTTTTGCAGGGGGACGAGACGGATCTCCGATAGAGAAGGTGAAGAATCTCACCGGCATAGATGACCCGTGGAAGATAGCTGAGTATTTCCAGAAGGCAGGAGTTCCCTATAAAACAACACTATCAGGGGGAACAATAACCAACTTCCAGATTGAGCACATATGGGTAGAGAGCCAGATACCCTATGCCAACTACCGGGGAGCGATTATCGACGAGCAGGGAAAGATGTGGCTCGGCCTTGATACGTCCATAAAAGTGAAGGGATATACATACAACAATCCGATAGACGTCTATCAGCAATCGGGAATGAGCGCGCAACTATCAGCCTTGATGGACCAATACTTGGGCGCGATGCATACAGAAACTCCTCTTGAGTATCTGGAAGGAAAACTTTCAGCCAGCAGTTATCAACTTTCTGCCCTCATGAGGACAAGGACTATAATCCCGGAGGTAATGAATATCCTCCCTGCGAGCATGCAGTTCAATCAGATCAAGATCACCCATGAGTATACCGAGATACCTGACGAACTGAAGCACAAAGTCAGATTCATCACAGCAGACACAAACAGCGCTGAACTCTTCTCGCTGATACTCGATACCCTCAAACTCTCCAACCAGAAGATAACGATAAGCTATGAACCGGAGACGGTGGAGGACCAGCAGATCATCGACTCCTATGGAGGCTTGGATAACACACCAGCATATCTGGTGAGATTGAGGCCGGTGCTAAAGGTGAATGGGCAGAGAATGGTTGTCGGTAAGGACGCCTTGCCGATGGGAGAAGAACATACACTGCAAATAGAGCTCATCTCGCCCAATGGAACGGAAACGGGCACGAATACGCAGATAACCGGGAATGTGGTCGCCATAGGAATAGTCTCCCAGAAAGCCGTCCAACAGTCAACTGCGGATATAGGCAGTGATGCGGAGGCATTGCTCTTCAGAGAGACAGTAACCTATATCGACCGGTGGAACAAAGCTGAGGAAGAACTCGCCTCAATCATGCAGTTGACATTGTCAAGACCGATGCCGACGGTGGTAATTGTCGGAGGAGTGATAGATGTCACCTGTCTTCTCGACATACCGCACGGCTTTGAATGGAAGGGAACGTTCATTGACGCGCCGGTAAGGGCGGTTGAAATAATCTCGCCGCAGTCATCCCTGCGCCGAGATGCGGAAGGAAAGCGACAAGCGACATTCATGCAATTATCCGCCCTCCAGGGCTCGATACTCGAAAACAGAATCTTCGAGGATGATTTCCGGGTCGATTCCATATCAACGGCAAAGCTCTTTGAAGTCGCAAACGCAAGTCATACGCCGGTCCTGTCCATTGACAAAGCTAACATATCCTCACTGTTTCCCGCATTGTCATTCGATGAGGCCATCAAACAGGACATAGCAAATGCTGTGAACCAAAATCTCACCGTCCGCATGCCTCAGACCGAAATGAGTTACGCCGATTGGACAGGAGTCGGTTATCTCAAAGAAAATCCTTTGACAGGTGAAGCCGGCTATATGCTTACCGGCATGATAGCAGGCGGAATGACGGCGGTATCACCGAATAAATGGCTGTCGGGCGATCTTAAGAGCACCTTGAACAGACCGTACTCTACAAATTTCGCCATCCGTCCACTGATGGTAGCCATCATCTTCCCTTATGACGGAGCCGCCCTGTCTGGTTCACTGATAGACGTTGAAGGAATCGTAAGCGATCCTGCCGCGACAGTGAATGTCAATGGCGTTAGGGCATCGGTTTCGAACAATGGCCGGTTTGCTGCAAAGGGAGTGTCGTTATCAACAGGAACAAACCGGATAACAGCCGTTGCAACATCACTGCTCGGTAAGACTGATTCGCAGACCATAAGCGTCAATTATCAACCGTCCCAGATATCACCCATGATGCTATCGATAACGTATCCGACTGCAGGCGCTTCGATCAATAGGCGGACAACCGTGGTGAGGGGAACTGTCACGACAGATGCGAAAGAGATATCGATCAAGGTAAACGGAATAGCAGCAGATATTTATGGCAATCAGTTTGTGATCAACAATGTATCACTCGTAGACGGGGACAATGTGATCATCGCTAATGCACTGGATAGTAATGGAGCAGTTGCAAGGGCAGAGGTCACGGTAAGGGGAGACACCTCGAAGCCCTATGTTACTCTTAGCGCCAGCATCACGAGCGGCATACCGGCACTTATGGCATACTTTTCCGTCGCGACCTCCATACCCAACGTAATAACGTCGTATCAGATTGACTTTGAGGGAGCTGGGGTGATTGATTACACCGGTGACAATTTCGAAAATATCAGCCACACCTATACGACTGAAGGCGTATATTATCCAACCGTGACGGTGGTGGATGCTCAAGGGAATACCTATACGGATTCGATTGCTATAACCGTGTTGAATAAGGCGGAAATCGATGCGCTGCTTAAAGGAAAATGGCTCAAGCTAAAAGCGGCGTTAGCAAGCGGAGACATCGAGGGAGCATTAGTTCTGTTCAAAGAAAGAGCCAAGGACAAATATAGAACTATCTTCAATGCACTCAAGGATCAGTTGCCGATGATCTTGCAGACATTTATAGAGTTCAACATCATCGACGTGTATGAGATCATCGCCGAATATGAGATCGTGGCAAATGAAGATGGAATACTCTACTCTTATCCCGGCGTATTTATCAGGGGTGGCGATGGGATTTGGAAGTTTAACGACTTTTGACGGGAGGCTGTGGTGCTTGAGAAAAAATTAATCATTCTGAGTCTGATTCTTTTATTTGCCGGATGTTACCCCATCCGATATGACGGGCCATATAAAGGAAGGGTAATAGATGCAGAGACGGGCAAGCCGATTGAGGGAGTGGTGGTGTTGGGGGTTTGGTATAAAGAGATTGCAACTCCCGCCGGGGGCGTAGGCTCATATTACGATGCCGATGAGACGGCGACGGACAAGAATGGTGATTTCGAAATTCAGGGTAAGGGACTGAGGATTCTGAGTAACATAGGCCCCATGCATGTGCTGATATTCAAGGCAGGGTATCAGTATATCGGTATGGGAATGTGGGAATCCCTCAGTATCGATGGGGGACTAATGAAGAAGAAGGCTGCATGGGAAGGAGATAGGGCGATTATTCCTCTGAGAAAGTTGACTATGGAGGAGAGGAAAGAATCAGAAACGTTTCCTTCATCTCCACCTGCTCAAGCGCCTAGAGAAAAGATTAGATTGATGATGGAAGAACTTCACAAAGAAAGAAAAGACCGTGGCCTGGAATAGGAATTTGAATACGGAGCTCGCCTTGTATAAAAAATGCCTTCATGCTATAAGCTTGTTTGCTGGTCTTAGCCTCTTTATCACTAGCACTGCATCGCCATGGGATAATGAGAAGACTCATAAGGATCTTTCAAAAATTGCAGCATCACAATCTATTCTAAGCAAGACCAAGGGCGATTACCTAATACGACTTGGCTTTCGGAAAGAATTGCTTGAACAGTTTCGATTGAATGACGTCACTAGAACTGTAAGCGACTGGTTTCAAGAAGGTGCTTTTCTTGAAGATGCAGGCAGCAATTGGGATGCTATGAAGGGTACGGCCCGATTTAACAACCATTTCCATAATCCCTTGAAGCCATGGGAGGCCGCAGGCTTGCACGATGTGCAGAATGGTGAATCAGCACTGTTATGGGCGCAGGACAACGCGAATCAGCAAAGGTATTCGGAGAGTGAAGGTCTTGCGGGCGATCAAACATGGCAAACAATACGACTCTATTACTACAATGCTTTGACGAGAAAGACTGACGCAGAACGTCAAGAATACTTCGCGAGGACGTTCAAAGGACTTGGGCATCAGATTCATCTGATTCAAGATATGTCGGTGCCTGCGCATGTGCGGAATGACGCGCATCCGGAGGATGCTCTCGTAGGGAGGGATTCTGGAGGCGATCTCTACTTTGAGACCTGGGCAAAGAAGAATGCAGATAAAATTAACCTTTTCGCTGCATCGCCGAATTTCCCGCAAGTTGACCTGACTAAGAATTCTGGCGGTTTTGTTCCAATCACTCAGTTCTATGACACCGATCAATATAAGGAAGGCACAACGCCAAGTACCAGTCTAGCCTGGGGATTGTCGGAATACACCAACGCCAATTTCGTCAGCACTGATACCATATTTACCGATAACCTGAGCAAAGATGACAAGCACTATTTCCCCTACCCCAAGTACAGCTCTCAGTGTTACTTACGGTTCGAGGAAATTTATCCTCGAACTAAGAAACCGAGAGTATATTTCGGCAAACAGTGCAGCGATGAAACAATCGTCCATTTTGTTGCCGTAAGTCCTTTATATAAACATTTGAGCGACAGTACAACTGTCCAACTCCTGGCATTAAAACTTGACGAGACGACCCATTATGACTATGCCCAGAAGCTTATCCCCCGCGCTGTTGGCTACTCAGCTGGTCTTCTTAACTACTTTTTCCGCGGCGATATCAGGCTGAGTTATGAGACGGGTGTAACGCCCGGCTATGTCATTACGAACTACAGCGGAGAAAAGATGGAAGGCAGATTTATGCTTTATTACGACAATAGCGCCGAAACCAGAAATCCGATCTGGGTTGGAGATGGTCTCCTTGAGGCTAAGACGGGTGATAAGGCAAACACCTTTGACTTTATCCCTCCCAGTGACGCAAGAGAGCCGGGCAAATATATCCTTGTCTTCAAGGGCAAGATGGGCAATGAGGACGGTGCAGTAGCAGGGTATGTGTTCAGCAGGACCCTTGAGATCACCCCGCCTGACCAATTCGTTTATGCCATGGCGGATGCAGATCCGTCCGACCCTTACTTTTCAAGCATTAAAGCAAAAGTGAGAAACACAAACCCTTCTGAGGCCGTACAGAATGGAATGATTCAAGCAGTAGCGAAGTATAAGGCTGATACGGATGACGCCGATTTTATCTATTCGGTGTCAGCTCCGATATCAGTAGTCTCCTTAAGTGCCACGAGTGCGACAGAGCTCCTATTCGATTTCAGCAATGACCCCATACCCATCGATATTACGGACCTTTATCTCCAGGTGATCTTCAAAGGCAAAGTTGGGAACGACGACAATGCAGTTGCTGTTGGATTGAAAGACATCAGCGAACCAACGCCGGTCGATCTCTTTAACAATACGGATTTGGCGTGTATCAACGGCGCCTGGTACACTGCCGGAAGTCCCGAAGCAATTGCTCAAGTTGACGCAAACGGCAATAAAATAGCCGATGAATGGGATGTCTATCCTCATGAGATACGAGACATTTTCATGAGGTTCTCTTCGCCTCTGAATCCTCAGCATGCCTCGGCTGATGCATATCAATTTCATGTACCGAGCATAGGCCCCGGTCAATCCATGAGAGCGCTTTACATCCTCACCGACCATGACTACAGATATAGTTTTTATCAGACCTGGCACAAAAAAAGCGAGAACGACCCATGGGCGGAGGGGCCAACTGAGAGTCTCCATCGGGGCATTGCACTCAAGAACCAGAAGGATTACGTGAGCGATCCTGCTCTCTGCAGCAGCGCTCCACCCTGTTACGTCACAGAATATCCGACCTACTATACTTACAGGAACTGGGAGAGCTGGTGGGGCGGATCGATTATATATATAGATAATTCCTATCCTCCCGGCTCTACGTGCCCCGGGCTTCTCTTGAAAGATTGATGAAGGTCAGGAAGAAAGGGGACAGGCTACTTTTGGGATCGATATTGGAAATGGTGGAGCGAGGATAAAATGACCCAATACCGTGCTAAGCTCATAAGGAATATCTATGCATATATCCTATCGGCTCTCGTTCTTTCTCCATTTATCTTATCCGCCTCTTCCGCTCAGGATTTCACTGCAAAGACCATCGGTGACTACGGCAATGTGACAGTTATGGAGGTTATGGGGAATTACGATTCCGACAACCCCGATGGCTCGACAAACCATAATCCGCGGGCAGCAATTGCAAAGGAATTCTTCCATACCCACCAGGACGAATACGACTTCCTGGTCATTTTCTCTAACTTCGATTTCAAGATGCCTGAAGCTGAGGCAAAGGCATTCTACTTGGGCGTCAAGAATGACACACATGGAATCGGCGCACAGCTCTTCGATAATACCGCCTTTTTCGGCAGCAAAGGCAAACTCCAGGGGATGATAGACATGGGGAATATCTCGAACCTGGTGACGGACCCCCGTGACTCGAAGTATGAGAACACTCTTTCAACCCTTTCCCACGAAGTCCTACACCGTTGGGCGGCCCGCGTAAAATTCAGAGACACCGCAGGCGCTGTCAGCACATCACTCCTGGGGAAAAATGGGGAGCACTGGAACTTTCTTCTGAACACCTACGCCTCGCTCCTTTACGGTAACCAGTGGAAGGACAATGGAGACGGCACCTTCACGTCAATTGCAGTGACGAAGTATTACAGTCCCCTTGATCTTTACCTCATGGGTTTTATCGACAAGTCGCAGGTTCCCCCCATGTTCCTCATCGACAACTCCGCAATCGATCCTGCGAGAATGCCCGAAGTCGGCGCCACGATCAGCGGAAGACTCCGATATATCACGATCGATGACATCATAGCTGCCGAGGGAGATAGAATCCCTTCTTCTTTAGAATCTCAAAAGACGTTCAAGACAGCCTTTATCTTTATAACATCACCCGGCACTTTCACTGGTGACGAGGTATACGGAATCGAAAATATACGGAACGGTTGGATAACTCGATTTTCTGTGCTCACTGACGGCAAGGGCATAATGGAGGTTGCTTCGACCCTCCAGAACAGCATCCCGACAAATCCCGGGATAATCCCGCCAACGGTAACTCCTCGTCCCCTGCCCCTGAACATTGAAGACGGCGTGAAATGGCTGATGACGAATCAGAAGACCGATGGCAGTTGGATGGAGCTTGCCCAGACTGTTAAGAGGGATACGGCTGAAGCGGTCTTTGCTATAAAGGACTTTGCTATCGCGCAGCAGAACTATTCCCTGGGGTTTCAATGGCTCAGCCGCGATGAGTCAGAAAACGTTGATTATCTCTCCCGGAAGTTAGAGACCTTAGTAAATAGAGGACAAGACGCTTCTGCACTCATGAATGAAATCCTCTCCCGCCAAAATGCCGATGGCGGGTGGGGTAGCAACAGAGATTATCTAAGTAATCCGCTGGATACAGCTCTTGCCTTAAAGGCGATTGCGCTTGCCGGTTATTCGGACACGACCGTCGTATCAAAGGCTATAACATATGTAAGAGCCGTTCAAAATGGAGACGGCGGATGGGGAGGAGAGGACGGAGTAAGCACGGTGGAGGCAACGGCTGATGTCCTCACTGCATTCAGCAAGTACCGTCAAAATAATCAAATAGAGGACCTGATAACAAAGGGTGTTACCTTGCTTACACAGAGGCAAAACCCAGACGGCGGTTTCGGAAACAGCCCAAGCACGGTCTATGACACCGCACTGGCAGTGATGGCGCTTAAAGGACTTAATGCATCTCAAGACAGCCTCAATAACGGCATTACGTATCTTCTCAATAGCCAGTCGGGCGATGGAAGCTGGAACAAGAGCCCTTACCAGACCGCCCTTGCGATCGATGTTGCCGGGAAGGTGCTGGTGGATCCGGATCTGTCCATAAAGACTGCAGACATAACTTTCGTTCCCGCCACGATAACCAGCCTCCCGGCGAATATCGTGGTGAACGCCGTCGTGCACAATCTCGGCATGACCGATATCCCTCAGGCAACGGTCGCTCTTTACGACGGCGCAGTAGCGGATGCAAACAAGATAGGGGTGCAAACCGCCGCATTCCCCGCGCAGTCTTCTGTGACGGTCACATTTCCGTTGACGATAAGCGACGGTAACCAGCATACATTTCACGTAGTCACAGACCCGGGCAATATTATCAAGGAATGGAACAAGGCCAACAATGTGGCCATGGTTATTCTGAACCTCCAGGGAACATATGACTTCGAGGTCCTGTCCTCGGGTATCTCGCTGTCCCAAAACCCCGCCGACATATTCAGCGATGTAACGATAAGCGAGAAGATAAGGAACAAGGGTACTTTGAACGCCTACAACGTCCAGGTCAAATACTACATCGACGATCCCCAGAGCCCCATCGATATCGGGACGACAACCATCGACATCCCGGCGGGCGCGTCAGTGACGAATCAAGTAACATGGATGGCGAACAAAGCAGGGGACAACATGCCGTTGACGATCCTCGTGGATCCCCTGAACACCTTCACCGAGGTATCGAAAGAGAATAACAAGGCTGTCATTCCCTTGACCGTCAGGAGTTCGATGGACCCAAACCTCACAGTATCCTATAAGGACATAACGATTACCCCTAATCCTGCGAATGACGGCGGAAACGCGCACATCTCCGCCATCGTTGCCAATAACGGCTTCTCCTCTGCCTCGAACATCAAGGTGAATTTTTACAACGGCACCCCCGGGGTCGACGGCGTGCTCATCGGGAGCCAGACCATCCCGGCCCTGAAGGCGGGGGACAGCGCCACGGTTGTCACCGACTGGACGAGCATAAGCGGAGCAGGGACGAAGATCGTTTACGTTCAGGTGGACCTTGATAACGTAATAAAGGAGATCAAGAAGGACGACAACAGCGCCTTTACGACGCTTAAGGTCCTCAGCCTTCCCGACCTTACGATCACATCGGGTTCCATCGTCTTTAGTCCGCCCGCCCCGAAGGACGGTGACATCGTCTCCATCACCGCGACAATCAGGAACATTGGCGAGCAGGGCGCCTCCAACGTGCTTCTTACCGCCTATGAAGGAACATCGGTTATCGGTTCTCAAACAACTGCCTCCATAGCGGGTGATTCGGCTGCAACTGCAACGTTCAGCTATGACACCAGCCTGAAGAGCGGCCCCCACCAGATAACGGTGGTCGTGGACCCCAACAATACAATCACCGAGCAGAGCAAGGACAACAACAGCGCATCGAGGAGCTTCGGCGTGCAAAACGCGGACCTGTGGCTGACGGAACAGTACATCTCGCCCAACGGCGACGGGGTCAAAGACAACATGCAGTTCTTCTTCAGGCTCAATGCGGCCCAGACGGTCAAGGTTATCGTGGTGAATAAGAAAGGCGAAATCGTGAGGACTTTCTCCGGCAACGATCTGCAGAACACCGCAGCCAGTAGTGTGACCTGGGATGGCCTCAATGATGACGGCATGGTCGTCGATGACGGCCAGTACCAGATCACGGTAGTTAACGGCAATGGCGCTTCCCTCGGGAGCCTCAATGTCACCGTGGACAACAACAGGTCTCCTCTTTCGGATGCGATAGGCACGAAGTACCTGCGGAACAACAACCTCACCTGCATGCTTCCCGACCTTGGTTGTTGGCAGTGGCTGCCCGATGAGAGCGGAAGCGTATTTCTTGTAGAATGGCCCAGTTCAAATGCGCCGGAGTATCCCACCGGCTTCTACACAATGGCGCCCGACGGGGGAGATATAACGAGACTTGTCCCCAAGGAATGGACCCAGGGGCTGGACCCGACATACGATTACTATTACGAAAACTATGCGCTTTCGCCTGACGGGGCAAAGATCGCTCTTCTACTGAATAAGGTTAACAGGCAGTGGGGCTCGACCGAGGGGACCCAGTTATGGACGGTTGACAGAGACACGCAAGATCTGATCCAGAT encodes the following:
- a CDS encoding transglutaminase domain-containing protein; its protein translation is MTRSSVRLLLLSLFVFLSPSFTEASDTALEKDLQKRLEKSKRIISKAIEKLKGGSSIFDETAQLKATAEDVRTVDLLLQERFRLMDEEIKSKGPTARVRQGVMADGYRKALAEYLSLIDSLPPEGQNAEAVLENLRDLLDRTLKKKKKPIFGSLPYRNLYYPSREPSADPPIKPAYKGGNRTVSTDDLKNTAEAPISDTIANLAQSLNWNPISMYEYVKNTIETEWYWGCMKGAEETLRQKAGNDCDQATLLVALFRASGFPSRYVRGTMEFFAGGRDGSPIEKVKNLTGIDDPWKIAEYFQKAGVPYKTTLSGGTITNFQIEHIWVESQIPYANYRGAIIDEQGKMWLGLDTSIKVKGYTYNNPIDVYQQSGMSAQLSALMDQYLGAMHTETPLEYLEGKLSASSYQLSALMRTRTIIPEVMNILPASMQFNQIKITHEYTEIPDELKHKVRFITADTNSAELFSLILDTLKLSNQKITISYEPETVEDQQIIDSYGGLDNTPAYLVRLRPVLKVNGQRMVVGKDALPMGEEHTLQIELISPNGTETGTNTQITGNVVAIGIVSQKAVQQSTADIGSDAEALLFRETVTYIDRWNKAEEELASIMQLTLSRPMPTVVIVGGVIDVTCLLDIPHGFEWKGTFIDAPVRAVEIISPQSSLRRDAEGKRQATFMQLSALQGSILENRIFEDDFRVDSISTAKLFEVANASHTPVLSIDKANISSLFPALSFDEAIKQDIANAVNQNLTVRMPQTEMSYADWTGVGYLKENPLTGEAGYMLTGMIAGGMTAVSPNKWLSGDLKSTLNRPYSTNFAIRPLMVAIIFPYDGAALSGSLIDVEGIVSDPAATVNVNGVRASVSNNGRFAAKGVSLSTGTNRITAVATSLLGKTDSQTISVNYQPSQISPMMLSITYPTAGASINRRTTVVRGTVTTDAKEISIKVNGIAADIYGNQFVINNVSLVDGDNVIIANALDSNGAVARAEVTVRGDTSKPYVTLSASITSGIPALMAYFSVATSIPNVITSYQIDFEGAGVIDYTGDNFENISHTYTTEGVYYPTVTVVDAQGNTYTDSIAITVLNKAEIDALLKGKWLKLKAALASGDIEGALVLFKERAKDKYRTIFNALKDQLPMILQTFIEFNIIDVYEIIAEYEIVANEDGILYSYPGVFIRGGDGIWKFNDF